The nucleotide sequence TTATAGTTAGACCTGGTTTTACGCACTGGGTGCGCATACGCGAATCTCATACAAGCATAGTTGGATTCAAACCCTGGTTAGTCAACGGTGAAGATGGGCAAAATGTCTTCTCTTTTTTGGCTGAGCTCATGTATGCAAGCCTCTGCTTGCCTTTCACTTTTCATCATTCAACCCCTCCTCTACTCACCTTCTGAAAAAGAATACCAGCCCCCCATTTCAGATCCGAACTCGAATTGGGTCAACGAACCAAGATTGTTTCTGCTAGGCAGTTTTATGTTGCGGAAATAAAACCAGCAGCGGTATTGGGAGAAACTAGTggtttcagaaaggaaaaaaaatgttAGTACCTGTCGACGCATTTCGGCGCACAAACTTGGTTGCAACAACTCTGTTCACGTGCAGCTGCAGCTCAACTACTGAAACAGGCATAGATGGCAGGATTAGGGCACAGCTTCATCCAATAGAAGAAACAGCAGAACCGATGTATATCCCCGATGCTGTTTCAGTAGTTGAGCTGATATAAGGGGATATACATGTAGCTATGGTGCTGTTTGTACACGTGTAGCTATGGTGCTGTTTGTACACGGACAAGGGGATATACATGTGTCACTTACTCACTTGTGAGCAAAAAGGAACACTCAGGAAAAATATAGTCACTAATGATAGTGATAACAACATGGAGATCAACCGCAAAGTGGCAACATGGAGATAGCCGATAGAGCAGCCGAGTCAAGAACCTGGCGGCGGCTCAAGTGGAGATGTGGAATATCTCTAGGAGCCTCAGACGTCCATATCAACTCCACATAAAGAACCTAAAACGTGGTGAACTTCATGCGCCTACCACTTTCAGCTCAGCAGGATAATGACATCCACATCCACCCAGTTGGAATAGCCAGTTTCAGATTAAAGTTCGCACTAAAAGCGTTCAAAAACGGCAACTTCACCCAGCATGACGCGCCACAGGCAGTAATTTTGCTTCACCTAGAGAACAAAACCAGCAGCTGTTTAGAGACAAAATCATGGACTCAAATATAATGGCATGTCGACACACATCAAGAAATCAAAGAAGATTAGCAAATCTTACCTCAGCTCGCACCAAACTCCGAATGCAGGCTCAACCACCGAAACAGACATGGATGGCAGGATTAGGGGACATCTTAATCATTGCACCTCCAAACACGCACTCCATACAATTACAGAAGAAACATCATAATCATTCCGGTTCAGTGGTTGCATTACACTTGGTTATGGAGCATGCCTGAAAGGAGCGTTTCTTGGTATGTTGGTTGGTCGATTTACCAGATGAAAGCTGCAGAAAAGCATGTAGCAGCAGCAGCACTTCAAATACTACTGCTACTGCAAGAGAACAAACTGATGATAGGCCTTCAAACTTACCGCAAAGATAGCCAGCCGGCCATCAGAATATTTCTGCAAGCTTTTGAGATGCCAAGGGTTGCTGCAAAGGTAGACGTTAGCCTTCTCGATTTCATAAAAAGGAGCAGTATAAAAGACTGTAAAAGATGGATAATCATATTCATGTGTAGTTGCTGCCCAACTTTCTATGGCTTTACATCAGGACAGTGATGCAGGGTGACCGGCAATTGCAGCACTTGCATAGATCTGAGGGCAGTAAACAAATATCTTGTTTCAGATATGTCATCCAGAAGAAGTTAAATATCTGAATATGAATAAAATACCTGAAGTATGAAGACAACGAGCTACATCGAAATTTCAGTCGGACAGCCACAGGTTATTTTCCAAAATAATAGTGATAGTGAGGACTTGTTCTCTGTGGACAGATGAAATGAATATGGATGCATTGACTTGTGAACAAGAAAGGAACGCCCAGGGAATCTAATCACTAATAAGCACAGTGATAACAACATGGAAATTATCCACAAAGTCATGACATATCTGCAAGCGACTGATGATAATAGCCAACTCAAGAAGAGCAGAAAATATCTAGGACGATATATGCTTAACTGAACCATTCAAACATTGTGAACTCCAGGCCACATTAAATTAAACAAATGATGCAGACATGTAAAAAGTTGGGTAACTTCATGTGTAATTGCTGCAACTTTCTATGATCAGGACAATGATGCAGGGTGACTGGCAATTGCAACACTTGCATAGATCTGAGGATCGTAAACAAATATCTTGTTTCAGATATGTCATCCAGATATGAACCATTCAAACATTGTAAAGACCAGGCCAAATTGAATTAAATGAATCAAAAATCATCAAACACATTGTTTGCTAGTACCAACAAAGCAATTCATCACCTAGGTTCCAAATGCTCGATTCAGAATCACAGTGGACATCTCTCCCCTGTAACTAATATAGCAGATGTTGCTCTGCTCCTATGTACAACACCAATTCTGTTCTACAAATCGTCGTGTTCCCTTTCTTTTCTTCTATAAATACATAAAAACATGAAACAGAAGCAATCGGCAACCTTTTTTTTCTTTCGGTTCAGAGTTGAGGACTATCTCTGCACCATCGTGTCGGCGGCGTGGCCGTCTTCGAGCCTCCAGCTCATGCTCCGGCTTCTCGAGCCGTGGCTGAACGCCGCGGAGTGATCCGATGCCTCGGTCATCTCCTCAGGCCTCATTTGGGAGGACGAAGCGTGGGAGCTCGCCGAATGGCCGCGGCCAAAGCAGGCGAACATATTGCGGAAGATGCGTCGAATGGCGCTCCTCTCCGTCGACCGGCTCTGCCTCGACCCCCACGAGATCCTCCTCGGCGCGCCGCCGTGGTTGAAACCGCCGTCCATCTCCGTGTAAACGACCGGGAGCTCCCTCTCCTCGGGCCTCCTCCCGCCGGCAAACCTCCCGACGGCGAACCCGCCTCCGGGCAGCCTCCAGATGGTGAGGCCCACGGTGGTCTCCTCCTCGGCCCCGGCACTGGCCGCCTGCGACCGCGCGGCAGCGGTGTCGGTGGGCATCTCGTGGCGGCACACCGGGCAGGAGTTGCGGAGCTGCAGCCAGGGGAGGATGCAGTCCTCGTGGTAGATGTGGGCGCAGGGCATCTCCCTGGCGTCGGCGCCGAGCTCGAAGGGCTCCTTGCAGACGGCGCAGTGGCAGTCGGCGGCGACGTGGGAGGCCGCGATGGCGACGGTGGGCATGGACTCGACGGCCGCCTTGGACGCCGGCGGGGTCTCGCGGGCCCGCGTGAGCCCGCCCGCCTCGATCTGCGCGAGCTGGCCCAGGAGCCGCTCGAACCCGGACCCCATGAGGAAGTCCGACATGCTCTCCGGCAGCGGGCGCAGGCCCGAGCCCGCCCCGTCGTCGTAGAAGAGCTCGAAGCTGCTCGCCGCGGCGAgcgcgccgtcgtcgtcgccgttgtCTTCCCCCGGTGCGACGCCGAGCGCCGAGCGCCGCAGCACGATGACCGGGTTGAACGGCGCGCGGTCGCCCCCGCCACCTCCTCCagaggcggaggcggccgcggctgccgcggcggcggcacggcggctgCGGCGGAGGCGGAGGTCGTTGGCGTGGTGCGCGCGCGGGCGGCGGAGGTAGGCGGGGGCCGGCGGGGTCCGGCGCATCTCCTCGAGGAACCCGCCGCCGCAGTCCGGGCAGGCGACGTCGCCGCCCCCCTCCGGCGACGACGCGGCGCGCACGAAGCGGTCGCAGCTGTAGCACCAGTAGGACGCCGACGCGGCCGGAGAGGAATCCATGGACAGGCAGGCACACGGCAAGAAAAGATGCAGACTTTGACTTTTCTCCTCCGAGCTCAGATCTGGCCAGCAGAGCTCAG is from Triticum aestivum cultivar Chinese Spring chromosome 1B, IWGSC CS RefSeq v2.1, whole genome shotgun sequence and encodes:
- the LOC123104185 gene encoding E3 ubiquitin-protein ligase RDUF1, with translation MDSSPAASASYWCYSCDRFVRAASSPEGGGDVACPDCGGGFLEEMRRTPPAPAYLRRPRAHHANDLRLRRSRRAAAAAAAAASASGGGGGGDRAPFNPVIVLRRSALGVAPGEDNGDDDGALAAASSFELFYDDGAGSGLRPLPESMSDFLMGSGFERLLGQLAQIEAGGLTRARETPPASKAAVESMPTVAIAASHVAADCHCAVCKEPFELGADAREMPCAHIYHEDCILPWLQLRNSCPVCRHEMPTDTAAARSQAASAGAEEETTVGLTIWRLPGGGFAVGRFAGGRRPEERELPVVYTEMDGGFNHGGAPRRISWGSRQSRSTERSAIRRIFRNMFACFGRGHSASSHASSSQMRPEEMTEASDHSAAFSHGSRSRSMSWRLEDGHAADTMVQR